From Arcobacter sp. LA11, a single genomic window includes:
- a CDS encoding PLP-dependent aminotransferase family protein, producing the protein MTKSIKRSYIREILDATNKETISFAGGLPDENLFPMEKLKNASLKVLDDSSSMQYSKSQGIEDLREKIAKLYTKYFDFPTTKDEILITTGSQQAFDIISKTFLEKEVIVQTPTYIGALSAFKVLDLKVKDFKYIGSLNYQLKKDNGLYVMSDFANPNAKSLEKEERKEIAHILNKKGSFLIEDAAYSLLDFDGKIKKPISAYYQKSFHLGSFSKIVAPGLRVGWIRCDKKFIEKILVSKEALDLHTPTLNQMILNQFLEDNDLFEHLKKIRMDYKEKMEFMASCFKKYIPSFQFEKPNGGMFIYGKFQEDSFLLAKEVLKKNIAFVPAQVFFADSKKSKEARFNFTNSSKKQIEKGIKEISNMIITKNESIWFKMFKERLS; encoded by the coding sequence ATGACAAAGAGTATTAAACGCTCGTATATAAGAGAAATATTAGATGCAACAAATAAAGAGACTATCTCTTTTGCTGGTGGATTACCTGATGAAAATTTATTTCCTATGGAAAAGTTAAAAAATGCATCTTTAAAAGTACTTGATGATAGTTCAAGCATGCAATATTCAAAATCTCAAGGAATAGAAGATTTACGAGAAAAAATTGCAAAGCTATATACTAAATATTTTGATTTTCCAACTACAAAAGATGAAATATTAATAACTACAGGGAGTCAACAAGCTTTTGATATCATAAGTAAAACTTTTTTAGAAAAAGAGGTAATAGTACAGACCCCAACTTATATTGGAGCCTTATCAGCTTTTAAAGTTTTAGATTTAAAAGTAAAGGATTTTAAATATATAGGTTCTTTAAATTATCAATTAAAAAAAGATAATGGATTATATGTAATGAGTGATTTTGCAAATCCAAATGCAAAATCTTTAGAAAAAGAAGAGCGAAAAGAGATTGCACATATTTTAAATAAAAAAGGATCTTTTTTAATAGAAGATGCAGCTTATTCTTTGTTGGATTTTGATGGAAAGATAAAAAAGCCTATTAGTGCGTATTATCAAAAAAGTTTCCATTTAGGGTCATTTTCAAAAATAGTAGCACCTGGTTTACGAGTAGGGTGGATTAGATGTGATAAAAAATTTATTGAGAAGATATTAGTTTCAAAAGAAGCTTTAGATTTACATACTCCAACTTTAAATCAAATGATTTTAAATCAGTTTCTGGAAGATAATGATTTATTTGAACATTTAAAAAAGATTAGAATGGACTATAAAGAAAAAATGGAATTTATGGCAAGTTGTTTTAAGAAATATATTCCAAGTTTTCAATTTGAAAAACCAAATGGTGGAATGTTTATCTATGGGAAATTTCAAGAAGATAGTTTTTTATTAGCAAAAGAAGTATTGAAAAAAAATATAGCGTTTGTACCTGCCCAAGTATTTTTTGCAGATAGTAAAAAATCTAAAGAGGCAAGATTTAATTTTACAAACTCGTCTAAAAAACAGATAGAAAAAGGAATAAAAGAGATATCAAATATGATAATAACTAAAAATGAGTCAATTTGGTTTAAGATGTTTAAAGAAAGGTTATCCTAG
- a CDS encoding DUF1007 family protein: MNHVLKTIILLMLLFTKVFSHPHTFIEVKPTIEIKNEKIDKLHIKWILDEMTSMMLIMELDEDANGKFDKNENTYIYKNYFSSLEKQNFYMKILSNKSDVSINPKNFKASIEKDKLIYSFDIEQKIDTKNLKIDFEDEELFVGMMLEKDYIKLRGVNKSKMEQLKKEIFGVN, from the coding sequence ATGAACCATGTACTTAAAACAATTATACTTTTAATGTTACTCTTCACAAAAGTTTTTAGCCATCCTCATACATTTATTGAAGTTAAACCAACGATAGAAATAAAAAATGAAAAGATTGATAAGCTTCATATCAAGTGGATTCTTGATGAAATGACTTCAATGATGTTGATAATGGAACTTGATGAAGATGCAAATGGAAAATTCGATAAAAATGAAAATACCTATATCTATAAAAACTACTTTTCTTCACTAGAAAAACAGAACTTTTATATGAAAATACTGTCAAATAAAAGTGATGTTTCAATAAATCCAAAAAACTTTAAAGCATCAATAGAAAAAGATAAACTAATTTATAGTTTTGATATCGAACAAAAAATAGATACAAAAAATTTAAAAATTGATTTTGAAGATGAAGAGTTATTTGTAGGAATGATGTTAGAAAAAGATTATATAAAACTAAGAGGTGTAAATAAAAGTAAAATGGAACAACTAAAAAAAGAGATATTTGGAGTAAACTAA
- a CDS encoding cytochrome C has translation MKKLLILLILLFNNIYASNYGELLFYGNCVTCHFKTKKVSAPSIAEVKENYINAFPIEEDFVNYMTQWVLKPNAETSIMKYSIDEFELMPELGYDKLALEEIARYIFKTNFNKPPK, from the coding sequence ATGAAAAAATTATTAATACTACTTATATTACTTTTTAATAATATATATGCTTCAAATTATGGAGAACTTCTTTTTTATGGCAATTGTGTGACTTGTCATTTTAAAACAAAGAAAGTTTCTGCACCTTCTATTGCTGAAGTAAAGGAGAATTATATCAATGCTTTTCCTATAGAAGAAGACTTTGTAAATTATATGACTCAATGGGTTTTAAAACCAAATGCTGAAACTTCTATAATGAAATATTCAATTGATGAGTTTGAACTGATGCCTGAACTTGGGTATGATAAACTTGCTTTAGAAGAGATTGCAAGATATATTTTTAAAACAAATTTTAATAAGCCACCGAAATAG
- a CDS encoding ion transporter: MTVIERIEEIRDAKWFSNLTTIIIIAYASILGFKTMGEVETNYAIFLKLADYFVTIYFIFEIAIKMVAEKKFMNFFKNGWNLFDFVIVVITLLPLEQSGFAAVARVLRVFRVLRLFTSRPELKAIIDMLIKAIPSIIDIVILMFIIFYIYAIVGNFYFSELPSGLWKDFLVSMLTLFRVLTFEDWTDVMYEAMEVYSWAWIYFVSFVIITAFVFFNLFVAVIIGEMQKLQEADMKKEMHEDHLKLDLLLNEIKSLREEVKDLKKIE, translated from the coding sequence ATGACGGTGATTGAAAGAATAGAAGAAATAAGAGATGCTAAATGGTTTTCTAATTTAACAACCATAATTATTATTGCTTATGCCTCAATTCTTGGTTTTAAAACTATGGGCGAAGTTGAAACAAACTATGCAATATTTTTAAAACTTGCAGATTATTTTGTAACTATATATTTTATTTTTGAGATTGCTATTAAAATGGTTGCAGAAAAAAAATTTATGAATTTTTTTAAAAATGGTTGGAATTTATTTGACTTTGTAATTGTAGTAATTACTCTTCTACCTTTAGAACAATCTGGTTTTGCTGCAGTTGCTAGGGTATTAAGAGTATTTAGAGTTTTAAGACTATTTACTTCAAGACCAGAATTAAAAGCTATTATTGATATGCTTATTAAAGCTATTCCTTCTATTATTGATATTGTTATACTTATGTTTATAATTTTTTATATTTATGCAATTGTAGGGAATTTTTATTTTAGTGAATTGCCTTCTGGTTTATGGAAAGATTTTTTAGTATCGATGTTAACACTATTTAGAGTTCTTACTTTTGAAGACTGGACAGATGTTATGTATGAGGCTATGGAAGTTTATTCATGGGCATGGATTTATTTTGTCTCTTTTGTGATTATTACAGCCTTTGTATTTTTTAACCTTTTTGTGGCAGTTATTATTGGAGAAATGCAAAAACTTCAAGAAGCAGATATGAAAAAAGAGATGCATGAAGATCATTTAAAACTTGATTTACTTCTAAATGAAATAAAATCTTTAAGAGAAGAAGTAAAAGATTTAAAGAAGATAGAGTAG
- a CDS encoding GDP-L-fucose synthase: MKTFSILGAGWLGFALANELKKDFLVKVSIKDEKKEKELINEGLSPYLLNEENYNNLEELLDTDYLFINFPPSKFKNYLSFLERIYEFVAKSKINKVFFISSTSIYPNESLLLKEDLQINNPISKKVFDAERLVEEKTDVIFRCSGLIGYNRIAGQYFSGKVVDSGNARVNYVYRDDIIKATLFTLRNDLCGIFNLCAPSHPTKKEVYLRNAKKYGFEEPIFENKKECKKRIVDGSKIERLGFRYDYPNPLEF; the protein is encoded by the coding sequence GTGAAAACTTTTTCTATTTTAGGTGCTGGTTGGCTTGGTTTTGCATTAGCTAATGAGCTAAAAAAAGATTTTTTAGTAAAGGTGTCTATAAAAGATGAAAAAAAAGAAAAAGAGTTAATAAATGAGGGTTTAAGCCCTTATTTATTAAATGAAGAGAATTATAATAATCTTGAAGAACTTTTAGATACTGATTACTTATTTATTAATTTCCCACCTTCTAAGTTTAAAAATTATTTGAGCTTTTTAGAAAGAATTTATGAATTTGTAGCTAAATCAAAAATAAATAAAGTCTTTTTTATAAGCTCTACATCTATTTATCCTAACGAGTCTTTACTCTTAAAAGAAGATTTACAAATAAATAATCCTATTTCAAAAAAAGTTTTTGATGCAGAAAGATTAGTAGAAGAGAAAACAGATGTTATTTTTAGGTGCTCTGGACTTATAGGATACAATAGAATTGCAGGTCAATACTTTTCAGGGAAAGTGGTAGATAGTGGAAATGCTAGAGTTAATTACGTATATAGAGATGATATAATTAAAGCTACATTGTTTACTCTTAGAAATGATTTATGTGGTATTTTTAATCTTTGTGCTCCATCTCACCCAACAAAAAAAGAAGTTTATTTAAGAAATGCAAAAAAATATGGTTTTGAAGAACCTATATTTGAAAATAAAAAAGAATGTAAAAAAAGAATAGTAGATGGAAGTAAAATAGAAAGGTTAGGATTTAGATATGATTATCCAAATCCTTTAGAATTTTAA
- a CDS encoding NCS2 family permease, whose product MFKLKEHNTNVFTEFSAGFTTFLTMMYIVPVNGFILADAGLPMEAVVTATALITILATLFSGLWSNTPIAMSVGMGLNAYFSYGLVLGMKIPWETALGIVFLSGILFVILSFTNFRVWIMTSIPMSLRRAISAGIGSFIAFIGLKQMGMIVDNEATLVGLGDFSKADVQLGVLGLILAFAFYSYRIKGAFILSIAITSVVAWSFGLGSFPEAILSAPASIEPILFKLDIMSALTLSLLPVIITFLITDMFDTLGTLTGVGTRAKLFQENNKDDKSLQKTLEADAIATSAGSLLGVSTTTAFIESASGVEEGGRTGLTAVFTAIFFIGTLFMLPLFKSIPGNAIYPVLVVVGVLMFTELGKINFEDSDLATSAGAFLIVILMPLTFSITNGIAAGFLVYTIIKFARGQYKDLNIGILTITFISLLAFIL is encoded by the coding sequence ATGTTTAAGCTAAAAGAACATAATACTAATGTTTTTACTGAGTTCTCTGCTGGTTTTACAACATTTTTAACTATGATGTATATTGTTCCAGTTAATGGATTTATTTTAGCTGATGCAGGGCTTCCTATGGAAGCAGTTGTTACTGCAACAGCACTTATTACAATCTTAGCAACACTTTTCAGTGGTTTATGGTCAAATACTCCAATTGCAATGTCAGTTGGTATGGGATTGAATGCATACTTTTCTTATGGTTTAGTATTAGGTATGAAAATACCTTGGGAAACGGCTTTAGGTATTGTATTTTTATCAGGTATTCTTTTTGTAATTCTCTCATTTACAAACTTTAGAGTCTGGATTATGACTTCAATTCCTATGAGTCTTAGACGTGCAATTTCTGCAGGTATTGGTTCTTTCATTGCTTTTATTGGATTAAAACAAATGGGTATGATTGTAGACAATGAAGCTACATTAGTTGGACTTGGAGATTTTTCAAAAGCTGATGTTCAACTTGGTGTATTAGGACTTATTTTAGCTTTTGCATTTTATTCATATAGAATTAAAGGTGCTTTTATTTTATCAATTGCAATTACTTCTGTTGTAGCTTGGAGTTTTGGTTTAGGAAGCTTCCCTGAAGCAATACTAAGTGCTCCTGCGTCTATTGAACCAATATTATTCAAACTTGATATTATGAGTGCTTTAACTTTATCTTTATTACCAGTAATTATTACATTTTTAATTACTGATATGTTTGATACTTTAGGTACATTAACAGGTGTTGGAACAAGAGCAAAACTTTTTCAAGAAAATAATAAAGATGATAAATCTTTACAAAAAACACTTGAAGCAGATGCTATTGCAACAAGTGCTGGTTCTTTACTTGGTGTTTCTACAACTACTGCATTTATTGAAAGTGCTTCAGGTGTTGAAGAAGGTGGACGAACTGGATTAACTGCTGTTTTCACAGCTATATTCTTCATTGGTACATTGTTTATGTTACCTCTTTTTAAATCTATTCCTGGAAATGCTATTTACCCAGTATTAGTTGTAGTTGGTGTCTTAATGTTTACAGAACTTGGAAAAATTAATTTTGAAGATTCTGACTTAGCAACAAGTGCAGGAGCATTTTTAATTGTTATATTAATGCCTCTAACTTTTTCTATTACAAATGGTATTGCTGCAGGATTTTTAGTGTATACTATCATCAAATTTGCTAGAGGCCAATATAAAGATTTAAATATTGGTATTCTAACAATCACATTTATTAGTTTATTAGCATTTATTTTATAA
- a CDS encoding phosphoribosyltransferase has translation MEKYYYGYDEFKKDTQTLVDKCRGYEPDVLLAVARGGLTLAHLMAQALDMRNLYSLNSIHYEGELKLDTFNIFNIPDMSHAKRVLIIDDIVDSGETMEEILKVLGKKFPGVEFKLATLFYKETAVLQPDYSVREANEWIDFFWEVDVI, from the coding sequence TTGGAAAAATATTATTACGGTTACGATGAATTTAAAAAGGACACTCAAACATTAGTTGATAAATGTAGAGGTTATGAACCGGATGTTCTTTTAGCAGTTGCAAGAGGTGGATTAACTCTTGCTCACTTAATGGCTCAAGCTTTAGATATGAGAAATTTATATTCTTTAAACTCAATTCATTATGAGGGTGAATTAAAACTTGATACATTTAATATCTTTAATATCCCAGATATGTCCCATGCAAAGAGAGTTTTAATAATAGATGATATTGTTGACTCAGGTGAGACAATGGAAGAAATTTTAAAAGTTCTTGGAAAGAAGTTTCCAGGTGTTGAATTTAAACTTGCAACACTTTTTTATAAAGAAACAGCAGTTTTACAACCAGATTATTCTGTTAGAGAAGCAAATGAGTGGATCGACTTTTTCTGGGAAGTAGACGTAATCTAA
- a CDS encoding GyrI-like domain-containing protein — protein sequence MKKDTKQERANIVNNSLFYIYKYIDTPISLDELAKLNSVSKYHFHRIFKEETGKTLFETITSIRLQKAANLLIVNQYSTISEIITKCGFSSHSSFIKAFKRRFIYTPKQWRSGAYKEYSKKLLEEYPKITNFKNLEPEIKPCDAIHCAYIRHKGYDLSIKKTWQRLNALSYELGLENCRQIALQHDNPTITPLKEASYVAGIEVPKDFKGISTLEIPKCLCAVFSLKGEYGDVLNLMRYAYHFWLPNSGYESKTMPSYSIYNSNHFLNKDGKIDLEFYLPISVAY from the coding sequence ATGAAAAAAGATACAAAACAGGAAAGAGCCAATATAGTAAACAATTCACTATTTTATATTTATAAATATATAGATACACCAATATCTTTGGATGAATTAGCAAAACTAAACTCTGTTAGTAAATACCATTTTCATAGAATCTTTAAAGAAGAAACAGGAAAAACACTTTTTGAAACAATTACTTCTATAAGATTACAAAAAGCCGCAAATTTACTTATCGTAAATCAGTACTCTACAATAAGTGAAATCATTACAAAATGTGGTTTTTCATCACACTCTTCATTTATAAAAGCTTTTAAAAGAAGATTTATATATACACCTAAACAATGGAGAAGTGGAGCCTATAAAGAGTATTCAAAAAAACTACTAGAAGAGTATCCTAAAATTACAAACTTTAAAAATCTAGAACCTGAAATAAAACCATGTGATGCAATACATTGTGCATATATCAGACATAAAGGTTATGATTTAAGTATAAAAAAAACATGGCAAAGGTTAAATGCTCTATCTTATGAACTAGGATTAGAAAACTGTAGACAAATTGCATTACAACATGATAATCCTACTATTACACCTTTAAAAGAAGCATCTTATGTTGCAGGTATTGAAGTTCCAAAAGATTTTAAAGGAATTAGTACTCTAGAAATACCAAAATGCTTATGTGCAGTATTTTCTTTAAAAGGCGAATATGGTGATGTATTAAATCTTATGAGATATGCTTATCATTTTTGGTTACCAAATTCAGGGTATGAATCAAAAACAATGCCCTCTTATTCTATTTATAATTCAAACCATTTTTTAAATAAAGATGGAAAAATTGATTTAGAGTTTTATTTACCTATTTCGGTGGCTTATTAA
- a CDS encoding nuclear transport factor 2 family protein, with protein MNKARYILQKWIDSINSADTKKLLSLYNEKAVLIPTFSNRLLDTKEKIKEYFGKVGKKKQLSISLHDNTVITQEIENQIFAITGIYTWRFAIDGELFNFEARFSYLLDISKNSPILNHHSSQIPRTL; from the coding sequence ATGAATAAAGCTAGATATATTCTTCAAAAATGGATAGATAGTATTAATTCTGCAGATACAAAAAAACTACTAAGTCTATATAATGAAAAAGCAGTTTTAATTCCAACTTTTTCAAACAGATTATTAGACACAAAAGAAAAAATAAAAGAATATTTTGGAAAAGTTGGGAAGAAAAAACAGTTAAGTATCTCATTACATGACAATACAGTTATTACTCAAGAAATAGAGAATCAGATATTTGCAATTACGGGTATTTATACCTGGCGTTTTGCTATTGATGGTGAGCTATTCAATTTTGAGGCAAGATTCAGTTATCTATTAGACATATCAAAAAATAGTCCAATTTTAAATCATCATTCATCTCAAATTCCAAGAACATTGTAA
- a CDS encoding nickel/cobalt transporter: MNFYDEFIKQLIQYQFKINNYISSSIKNINDENMLSSSLLVLGIAFLYGLIHAAGPGHGKALVAFYFSTNKNTYSEAFSLGYLISVIHAISALVLTFGIFFILEKMFRQNFNHYSNITMQISAVMIILVGVYIIVSSYLSRKQKEKGIEKSRSKYALAFSAGVVPCPGVMTIVLFCIMLKKYLLGVLAAITMSIGMGFTISLVGILSITLNKRTNSFLENKSFILEIIGGVLIFSLGFILLYINNIK, from the coding sequence ATGAACTTCTATGATGAATTTATTAAACAACTAATCCAATATCAATTTAAAATAAATAATTATATATCTTCTAGTATAAAAAATATTAACGATGAAAATATGCTTTCAAGTTCATTACTTGTTTTGGGTATTGCATTTTTATATGGACTTATTCATGCAGCAGGTCCGGGGCATGGAAAAGCTTTAGTTGCTTTTTATTTCTCTACTAATAAAAATACGTATTCTGAAGCTTTTTCTTTAGGATACTTAATCTCTGTTATACATGCTATATCTGCATTGGTTTTGACATTTGGAATATTTTTTATTTTAGAAAAAATGTTTAGACAAAACTTTAACCACTACTCAAATATTACTATGCAAATAAGTGCCGTTATGATTATCCTTGTAGGTGTTTATATAATAGTCTCTTCTTACCTTTCAAGAAAACAAAAAGAGAAAGGAATTGAAAAAAGTAGAAGTAAATATGCTCTTGCTTTTAGTGCAGGAGTGGTTCCCTGTCCTGGGGTTATGACTATAGTACTATTTTGTATTATGCTAAAAAAATATCTATTAGGAGTTTTAGCTGCTATTACTATGAGTATTGGGATGGGATTTACAATATCTCTAGTTGGTATCTTATCAATTACTTTAAATAAAAGAACAAATAGTTTTTTAGAAAATAAAAGTTTTATATTAGAAATTATTGGAGGAGTATTAATTTTTAGTTTAGGGTTTATTTTATTATATATTAACAATATAAAATAA
- a CDS encoding DUF423 domain-containing protein: protein MKLEKNVKLFLTISSIMMALAIAIGAFGAHGLKSIVEDSLLKTYNTGVEYHFYNTLGLFAASFIMYLKPNSRKVVVASWLILVGMIIFSFSLYFLVILNIPVLGAITPIGGTLLIIAWVLLAISIYKD, encoded by the coding sequence ATGAAACTAGAAAAAAATGTAAAACTTTTTTTAACTATATCTTCGATTATGATGGCTCTTGCCATAGCAATAGGAGCATTTGGTGCTCATGGTTTAAAATCTATTGTTGAAGATTCACTACTTAAAACTTATAATACAGGAGTAGAATATCACTTTTATAATACTTTAGGACTTTTTGCAGCATCTTTTATCATGTATTTAAAACCAAACTCTAGAAAAGTTGTTGTTGCATCTTGGCTTATTTTAGTTGGGATGATTATCTTTTCATTTTCTTTATACTTTTTAGTTATTTTAAATATTCCAGTATTAGGTGCAATAACTCCAATTGGTGGAACTTTATTAATAATTGCTTGGGTTTTATTAGCAATTTCAATTTACAAGGATTAA
- a CDS encoding DM13 domain-containing protein, with product MKKIILIAILIIALPIAYWLVSPLFFDVKVEESLPSATQTFQEHEEERKKMKDTMVKEDKKEMNSLKELGSFVDADSSHKVSGQALLFKDKDNHILRLENLNSTNGPDLFVALSDKENPKTGDSGKIKILAKLKGNQGNQNYNLEDTKIEDYKSILIYCKAFSVVFGHATIK from the coding sequence ATGAAAAAAATTATTTTAATCGCAATTCTGATAATTGCATTACCAATTGCATATTGGTTAGTTTCTCCATTATTCTTTGATGTAAAAGTTGAAGAGAGTTTACCTAGTGCCACACAAACTTTTCAAGAACATGAAGAAGAACGAAAAAAGATGAAAGACACAATGGTTAAAGAAGATAAAAAAGAAATGAATAGTCTAAAAGAGTTAGGAAGTTTTGTTGATGCTGATAGCTCACATAAAGTATCAGGACAAGCTCTTCTTTTTAAAGACAAGGACAATCATATTCTAAGACTTGAAAATTTAAATTCTACAAATGGTCCAGACCTTTTTGTAGCACTTTCGGATAAAGAAAATCCAAAAACAGGAGACAGTGGTAAAATCAAAATCCTTGCAAAACTAAAAGGAAACCAAGGAAACCAAAATTATAATTTAGAAGATACAAAAATAGAAGACTATAAATCTATTCTAATTTATTGTAAAGCTTTTTCTGTAGTTTTTGGACATGCTACAATTAAATAA
- a CDS encoding DUF89 domain-containing protein produces MNITNECVNCIVGQIDKATKLLNLEEKLSLEIMNEVERRALSFSFNDTPPFVAKDVYQYLALKTNLDDPLEKLKQESIKKATSYLPLIEEKIKNSNDKLFTAIKAAVAGNVIDFATTKEFCLDKEINSIFDTNFAINNYEIFKKELEKTDRLIVLSDNAGENVFDKILVKTIKELYPETKIYYATRGKAIINDITTKEAFQVGIDEYCEVISSGVDTPGLEKKQADKNFLKLFENTPLILSKGMGNFECLESYQDKRIFFLFKVKCDVVANQISRNLGEIILKRG; encoded by the coding sequence ATGAATATTACAAACGAATGTGTAAATTGTATTGTAGGACAAATAGATAAAGCTACAAAACTTTTAAATCTTGAAGAGAAATTATCTCTAGAAATAATGAATGAAGTAGAAAGGAGAGCTTTATCGTTCTCTTTTAATGACACTCCACCTTTTGTAGCTAAGGATGTGTATCAATATCTTGCATTAAAAACAAATCTTGATGACCCTCTTGAAAAATTAAAACAAGAATCTATAAAAAAAGCTACAAGTTATTTACCTTTAATTGAAGAAAAAATCAAAAATAGTAACGACAAACTTTTTACTGCTATTAAAGCAGCTGTTGCGGGAAATGTAATTGACTTTGCAACTACAAAAGAGTTTTGTTTAGATAAAGAAATAAACTCTATTTTTGATACAAATTTTGCAATAAATAATTATGAAATTTTTAAAAAAGAATTGGAAAAAACAGATAGATTAATAGTACTTAGCGATAATGCGGGAGAAAACGTATTTGACAAAATTTTAGTTAAAACTATAAAAGAATTATATCCAGAAACTAAAATATATTATGCAACAAGAGGAAAAGCAATTATAAATGATATTACTACTAAAGAAGCTTTTCAAGTTGGTATTGATGAATATTGTGAAGTAATTAGCTCAGGAGTAGATACTCCAGGATTAGAAAAAAAACAAGCAGATAAAAACTTTTTAAAACTTTTTGAAAATACACCTCTTATTCTTTCAAAAGGAATGGGAAACTTTGAATGTCTAGAATCATATCAAGATAAAAGAATTTTCTTTTTATTCAAAGTTAAATGTGATGTAGTAGCAAATCAAATTTCACGAAACTTAGGTGAAATTATTTTAAAAAGAGGATAA
- a CDS encoding diguanylate cyclase, whose amino-acid sequence MKSFNKSVIIFLFLLSILFGTTFILYYINISKIQYVELSEKSLKQEAIAHFQNMIDTRIWNAEHGGIYVKANSSLELNKYLKDNHTFTKDNELLIKINPAWMTRQISEIANKNGKYYYKITSLNPINPNNKADAFETEALNYFKTNKNEKYYTRIEDNSFNFMGSLEVKRACLECHAEQDYVLGDVRGGLRVTIPIDNYNEKIMLIKSNSLSLTAAVIFIALFISVVVVYFINSIYKRQETIELLNTNLEDKIKNRTEELEASVKKLNELATIDFLTKIPNRRYFFELGNKLFSLAKRDKTELSLIIIDVDFFKKINDEYGHFIGDEVLKVVSQTIQNTIRSSDLVARIGGEEFIVLLNETSCDGAYIIAEKLRKIVEEENYTSEAFDISITISMGISCLNNKDDNELDDILIRADEALYSSKRNGRNRVSISKA is encoded by the coding sequence ATGAAAAGCTTTAATAAAAGTGTTATTATTTTTTTATTTCTATTATCTATACTTTTTGGAACTACTTTTATTTTATATTATATTAATATCTCAAAAATACAATATGTTGAATTATCTGAAAAATCTTTAAAACAAGAGGCTATAGCGCATTTTCAGAATATGATTGATACTCGAATTTGGAATGCAGAACATGGTGGGATTTATGTAAAAGCAAATTCTTCTTTAGAACTAAACAAATATTTAAAAGATAATCATACTTTTACAAAAGACAATGAACTTTTAATTAAAATAAATCCAGCTTGGATGACAAGACAAATATCTGAAATAGCTAACAAGAATGGAAAGTATTATTATAAAATTACTAGTTTAAACCCCATAAATCCTAATAATAAAGCAGATGCGTTTGAAACAGAAGCCTTAAATTATTTTAAAACAAATAAAAACGAAAAATACTATACAAGAATAGAAGATAATAGTTTCAATTTTATGGGCTCTTTAGAAGTAAAAAGAGCATGTTTAGAGTGCCATGCAGAGCAAGATTATGTACTAGGTGATGTACGAGGTGGTTTGAGAGTTACTATTCCAATTGATAATTATAATGAAAAAATAATGTTGATAAAAAGTAATAGTTTATCTTTAACAGCAGCAGTAATTTTTATAGCTTTATTTATATCAGTAGTTGTAGTTTATTTTATTAATTCAATTTATAAAAGACAAGAAACAATTGAATTATTAAATACTAATTTAGAAGATAAAATTAAAAATAGAACAGAAGAGTTAGAAGCTAGTGTAAAAAAACTAAATGAGCTAGCAACGATAGATTTTTTGACTAAAATTCCGAATAGAAGATATTTCTTTGAACTAGGGAATAAACTTTTTTCACTTGCTAAAAGGGATAAAACAGAATTATCTTTGATAATTATAGATGTAGATTTTTTTAAAAAAATAAATGATGAATATGGTCATTTTATTGGTGATGAAGTTTTAAAAGTAGTTTCTCAAACTATTCAAAATACAATAAGGTCATCTGATTTGGTTGCAAGAATTGGAGGTGAAGAGTTTATTGTATTATTAAATGAAACCTCATGTGATGGTGCTTATATAATTGCTGAAAAACTAAGAAAAATTGTAGAAGAAGAAAATTATACTTCGGAAGCTTTTGATATTTCTATAACAATTAGTATGGGAATTAGTTGTTTAAATAATAAAGATGATAATGAATTAGATGATATTTTAATAAGAGCAGATGAAGCTTTATACTCTTCAAAAAGAAATGGACGAAATAGAGTTTCAATTTCTAAAGCTTGA